From one Phaeobacter sp. G2 genomic stretch:
- a CDS encoding enoyl-CoA hydratase/isomerase family protein, translated as MSNPIIVTTEGNTGIIELARPEKFNCLSLDVHERISAARSEFEANPDIRAILIRAQGKNFCTGADLVEVKGKLNDPAALDHFIAFGMENLRALETSSLPVVVAVQGLCLAGGIELMLACDVCFAAETAQFGDQHAQFGLIPGWGGSQRLTRLMGQRRALDLMFSARWLAAGAAKEAGLVNYIVPDADLHQAALEYCQKITTRSRPGIAEMKRLAREGTDLGIDQQMRLERDAAVRALPSDDVAEGLDAFENRRTPEFKA; from the coding sequence ATGAGCAATCCCATTATCGTCACGACCGAGGGCAACACCGGCATCATCGAGCTGGCCCGCCCCGAGAAATTCAATTGCCTGTCACTTGACGTGCATGAGCGCATATCTGCCGCGCGTTCGGAATTCGAGGCGAACCCGGATATCCGGGCGATCCTCATCCGGGCACAGGGCAAGAACTTTTGCACCGGTGCCGATCTGGTGGAAGTGAAAGGTAAATTGAACGATCCCGCCGCGCTGGATCACTTCATCGCCTTTGGCATGGAAAACCTGCGTGCGCTCGAAACCTCCTCCCTCCCTGTCGTGGTGGCAGTGCAGGGGTTGTGTCTGGCCGGCGGGATCGAACTGATGTTGGCTTGCGATGTGTGTTTCGCCGCCGAAACCGCTCAGTTTGGCGATCAGCATGCACAATTCGGACTGATTCCCGGTTGGGGCGGCTCGCAGCGGCTAACGCGGTTGATGGGGCAGCGCCGGGCGCTCGACCTGATGTTCTCAGCCCGCTGGCTTGCGGCGGGCGCGGCCAAAGAGGCCGGTCTGGTCAACTATATCGTGCCGGATGCGGATCTGCATCAGGCCGCGTTGGAATACTGTCAGAAAATCACCACCCGCTCGCGTCCCGGTATCGCCGAGATGAAGCGGCTGGCGCGGGAAGGCACGGACCTGGGCATCGACCAGCAAATGCGGCTGGAACGTGACGCCGCCGTGCGCGCGCTGCCCAGTGATGACGTCGCCGAAGGGCTCGACGCGTTCGAGAACCGGCGCACCCCTGAATTCAAGGCCTGA